From Vidua macroura isolate BioBank_ID:100142 chromosome 8, ASM2450914v1, whole genome shotgun sequence, one genomic window encodes:
- the LOC128810489 gene encoding deleted in malignant brain tumors 1 protein-like codes for MVMIILHIQVDAETARPPITLDSTTKTARPPITPDSTTIPIIDDDLHLRLNNGPNWCAGNVEIYYFGAWEKVCGSLWDMQDATVVCRQLGCGFPLAVMYSFPPSNSYPYMITEVNCTGNENYVWQCPYKYKYSACYHGPASVVCSDSGITVTPATAPAVSRLMPARLRTTTENPSCGGLLQGLSGTIQSPGYPSSYPDNSYCVWRIRLRDPARRIQLQFTDVELEGSTCSYDAIEVFDGGSLQSRRLGLVCHDDNRVFNSSGNQLTVLFHSDGSVTRRGFHAYYSSFLAFNTTVAPDTSTLSPASEDYSCGGLLSSSSGTLQSPFYPRNYPNNANCVWEIQVKSNFRVILQFTDIQMEGGRCLSDYVEIYDGPPHTSPLLGKICSGYYPTYTSSSNLLSVRFHSDSRHTYRGFQANYHSTPADDSTTLLCLPDYMHVVVSRYFLQSHGYSAWNLTLNDPFCTPNITSNSVSFDIPYTRCGTVREGNSNTISYSNIIRGSSSGTLITRNRNLLLHVNCKMLQNTWAKAMYVADGNFEVNETQYERYDVNLTFYDSSSFSRPVYDSPYHVGINQNLFLEASLHSSDPLLELFLDTCVASPTRHNFTTRTYPIIKNGCVKDPTYAAYYSPQRNIVRFKFNAFQFIRSNPEVYLQCELVVCRVYDYSSRCHQGCLQRSKREASSDLESVIVVAGPIQLWEPGSEITKELGSE; via the exons aaACAGCAAGACCCCCAATAACTCCTGACTCCACGACTA TTCCAATCATAGATGATG ATCTGCATCTGAGGCTGAACAATGGGCCCAACTGGTGTGCAGGCAATGTGGAGATCTACTACTTCGGAGCCTGGGAGAAGGTGTGTGGCTCCCTGTGGGACATGCAGGACGCCACGGTggtgtgcaggcagctgggatgtGGCTTCCCCCTCGCAGTCATGTACTCCTTCCCTCCGAGCAACTCGTACCCGTACATGATTACTGAGGTGAACTGTACGGGCAATGAGAACTACGTGTGGCAGTGCCCCTACAAATACAAGTACAGTGCCTGTTACCATGGACCTGCTTCTGTCGTATGCTCAG ACTCGGGAATAACAGTGACTCCAGCAACAG cGCCTGCTGTCTCCAGATTGATGCCCGCCAGGCTGCGGACTACAACAG AGAACCCCTCCTGCGGTGGCTTACTTCAGGGATTGTCTGGCACCATCCAGAGCCCGGGATACCCCAGCTCCTACCCCGACAACTCCTACTGCGTGTGGCGCATCCGGCTGCGGGACCCGGCCCGCAGGATCCAGCTCCAGTTCACGGATGTGGA gctGGAAGGCAGCACCTGCTCCTACGATGCCATCGAGGTGTTCGACGGAGGGTCCCTCCAGAGCAGGCGCCTCGGCCTCGTTTGCCACGACGACAATCGTGTCTTCAACTCATCGGGGAACCAGCTCACCGTCCTGTTCCACAGTGATGGCAGCGTCACCAGGAGAGGCTTCCACGCCTACTACTCATCATTTCTTGCCTTCAATACCACCGTGG CTCCCGATACTTCCACTCTGTCACCAGCCTCAG aagatTATTCTTGTGGTGGTTTGCTCTCCTCTTCATCTGGTACCTTACAGAGCCCATTTTACCCCAGAAATTATCCAAACAATGCCAACTGCGTGTGGGAAATACAAGTAAAAAGCAATTTCCGTGTCATACTTCAATTTACAGATATTCA GATGGAAGGTGGCAGATGCCTCTCTGACTACGTGGAAATCTATGATGGGCCCCCGCACACCTCTCCTCTCCTTGGGAAGATTTGTTCTGGTTATTACCCCACGTACACATCGTCCTCAAACCTGCTGAGCGTCCGCTTTCACAGCGACTCCCGACACACATACAGGGGGTTTCAGGCCAACTATCATTCCACTCCAGCTGATGACAGCACCA CACTGCTGTGTTTGCCAGACTACATGCACGTGGTTGTGAGCAGATACTTCCTTCAGTCCCACGGCTACTCTGCTTGGAACCTCACCCTGAACGACCCCTTTTGCACACCCAACATCACATCAAATTCTGTGTCATTTGACATTCCATACACTCGCTGTGGCACTGTCAGAGAG GGAAACAGCAACACAATCAGCTATTCCAACATTATTAGAGGATCCTCTTCTGGTACATTAATCACAAGAAATAGAAATCTTCTCTTGCATGTCAACTGCAAGATGCTCCAGAACACGTGGGCAAAAGCGATGTACGTCGCGGACGGCAACTTTGAAGTCAACGAAACTCAGTATGAGAGATACGATGTAAACCTCACATTTTATGACTCTTCAAGCTTCTCACGGCCAGTGTATGACTCACCCTACCATGTTGGCATCAACCAGAATTTGTTCCTGGAAgcttccctgcacagctctgacCCATTGCTGGAGTTATTCCTGGACACTTGTGTGGCATCTCCCACCCGCCACAATTTTACAACAAGAACCTATCCTATAATCAAGAATGG gTGTGTCAAAGATCCCACCTATGCTGCTTATTACTCACCTCAGAGAAACATCGTCCGGTTTAAATTCAATGCCTTCCAGTTCATTCGGAGCAATCCAGAGGTTTACCTGCAGTGTGAGCTGGTGGTGTGCAGGGTCTATGACTATTCTTCCAGATGCCACCAAGGCTGTCTTCAAAGGTCCAAGAGAGAGGCAAGCTCTGACCTAGAAAGTGTGATTGTTGTTGCTGGCCCAATACAGCTTTGGGAACCTGGTTCTGAGATTACGAAGGAACTTGGATCTGAGTAA